In one window of Candidatus Scalindua sp. DNA:
- a CDS encoding HsdR family type I site-specific deoxyribonuclease, which yields MSNIGKKERETQKRVIALFQNELGYRYLGNWEEREVNSNIEEEILTAWLTKKGYSKNLIGKALYEFGKVAGDQSRSLYDVNKAVYSMLRYGVTVQPEIGHNRETVWLIDWNNPLENDFAIAEEVTIKGIHNKRPDIVLYVNGIALGVLELKRSTVSISEGIRQNLDSQKHIFIKPFFSTIQYVMAGNDIEGIAYGAIETREKYYLKWKEVSEEVNKNDAYLLQLTKPIRERAARYDYPLDKSIVELLNKERVIELLHDFIVYDRGIKKQCRHNQYFGVKAAQDHVKRKEGGIIWHTQGSGKSLIMVWLTKWIREFNPDGRVLIITDREELDEQIEKVYNGVSEQIYRTKSGKDLLNKLNGNSPWLICSLVHKFRGKEEGDVDEYLEDLKRSIPTDFKAKGDMYVFVDECHRTQSGKLHEAMNGFLPNALFIGFTGTPLLKVDKQTSMEIFGRYIHTYRFDEAVNDKVVLDLRYEARDIEQKITSFEKIDEWFELKTRGLTDFARTELKQKWGTLKKVFSSRTRLEKIVMDITLDMEKKERLQNGRGNAMLISDSIYNACRYYELFQNAGLKNCAIITSFVPTHADIKGEESGEGYTEKLQRFEIYREMLADYFNEDPDTAINKVEQFEKEVKTKFVEEPAQMKLLIVVNKLLTGFDAPSATYLYIDKNMQDHGLFQAVCRVNRLDGDDKDYGYIIDYMDLFKSLESAFVDYTSGAFDAYEKADVEGLLKDRLKKGKERLDEALEAVKALCEPVEPPKDTLTYIRYFCGGNTENPDELKDTEPKRVALYKLTIALIRAYASIADEMKEAGYTEKETGQIKNDIKHFENLRKEIQLASGDYVDLKQYEPAMRHLIDSYIGAEESQMLANFDDLSLVELLIERGEDIINDLPQRIKGNKDAMAETIENNLRKVIIEESPTNPMYYEKMSVLLDELIKLRKEAASEYKKYLQNIIELAAKIKKPDTTAEYPASLNTNAKRALYDNLGKNEDLPIELDHTILITKKDGWRDHKIKSKEVRFAIAEVLEKYGITEESEVHKIFDLVKNQRDY from the coding sequence ATGAGTAACATCGGCAAAAAAGAACGGGAAACGCAAAAGCGTGTAATTGCCCTTTTCCAGAACGAATTAGGCTATCGCTACCTGGGCAACTGGGAAGAGCGGGAAGTTAACAGCAACATTGAGGAAGAGATCTTAACCGCATGGCTTACAAAAAAAGGATATAGCAAGAACCTGATAGGAAAAGCCCTGTATGAGTTCGGCAAAGTTGCGGGTGACCAGAGCAGATCACTCTACGATGTAAATAAAGCAGTCTATTCCATGCTTCGCTACGGCGTAACTGTGCAACCAGAAATCGGGCACAATAGAGAAACCGTATGGCTCATTGACTGGAATAACCCGTTGGAAAACGACTTTGCCATTGCCGAAGAGGTTACCATAAAGGGTATCCACAACAAACGCCCCGACATTGTACTGTATGTTAACGGTATCGCCTTGGGAGTGCTGGAGCTTAAACGAAGCACCGTTTCCATTTCTGAAGGTATCCGTCAGAATTTAGACAGTCAGAAACACATTTTCATCAAGCCGTTCTTCTCTACTATCCAGTATGTGATGGCAGGAAACGATATCGAAGGTATTGCCTACGGAGCCATTGAAACCAGAGAGAAATATTACTTGAAATGGAAGGAGGTAAGCGAGGAGGTCAATAAGAACGATGCTTATCTCTTGCAGCTCACAAAACCCATAAGAGAAAGAGCTGCCCGATACGATTATCCGTTGGATAAAAGCATTGTGGAACTGCTTAATAAGGAGCGCGTTATCGAACTGTTGCACGACTTTATTGTGTATGACCGTGGCATCAAAAAACAGTGCCGGCATAACCAGTATTTCGGCGTCAAGGCGGCACAAGACCATGTAAAACGCAAAGAAGGCGGTATAATCTGGCATACTCAGGGAAGCGGCAAGAGTTTAATAATGGTATGGCTCACCAAATGGATAAGAGAATTTAATCCAGACGGTAGAGTGCTTATCATTACCGACCGTGAAGAATTAGACGAGCAGATTGAAAAAGTTTATAACGGTGTTTCTGAACAAATCTACCGCACCAAAAGCGGAAAAGATTTACTGAACAAACTCAACGGCAACTCACCCTGGCTCATCTGTTCGCTGGTGCATAAGTTCAGAGGAAAAGAAGAAGGAGATGTAGATGAGTATTTAGAGGATTTAAAAAGAAGTATTCCAACCGACTTTAAAGCCAAAGGCGATATGTATGTGTTTGTGGATGAGTGCCACCGTACACAATCGGGCAAGCTGCATGAAGCCATGAACGGATTTCTGCCCAATGCCTTATTCATCGGATTTACGGGAACACCGCTCTTGAAGGTCGATAAGCAGACAAGTATGGAAATATTCGGCAGATACATTCACACCTACAGATTTGATGAAGCAGTAAATGACAAAGTCGTGTTGGATTTACGCTACGAAGCCAGAGACATTGAGCAGAAAATCACTTCGTTTGAGAAAATTGATGAATGGTTTGAGCTGAAAACCCGTGGACTGACCGACTTTGCCAGGACTGAACTGAAACAGAAATGGGGTACGCTCAAAAAAGTGTTCAGCTCAAGGACACGGTTAGAGAAAATCGTAATGGACATCACACTCGACATGGAGAAAAAAGAACGCCTGCAAAATGGCAGAGGCAATGCCATGTTGATTTCTGATAGTATTTACAATGCCTGCCGTTACTATGAACTATTTCAAAATGCAGGTCTGAAGAATTGCGCCATCATCACATCATTTGTCCCCACCCATGCCGACATTAAAGGCGAAGAATCAGGCGAAGGATATACCGAGAAATTGCAGCGTTTTGAGATTTACCGGGAAATGCTGGCAGATTATTTTAATGAAGACCCCGATACCGCCATTAACAAGGTAGAGCAATTTGAAAAAGAGGTAAAGACAAAATTCGTAGAAGAGCCGGCTCAGATGAAATTACTGATAGTGGTAAACAAACTGCTCACCGGTTTCGATGCTCCTTCCGCCACATATCTATACATTGACAAGAATATGCAAGACCACGGATTGTTTCAGGCGGTTTGCAGGGTAAACCGTTTAGATGGTGATGATAAAGACTACGGTTATATCATCGACTACATGGACTTGTTTAAGAGTCTTGAAAGCGCATTCGTGGATTACACTTCTGGTGCATTTGATGCTTATGAAAAAGCGGATGTGGAAGGTTTGCTCAAAGACCGTTTGAAGAAAGGCAAAGAACGATTGGACGAAGCATTGGAAGCCGTTAAGGCGTTGTGCGAACCGGTAGAGCCGCCCAAAGATACCCTGACTTATATTCGTTACTTCTGTGGCGGGAACACCGAAAATCCTGACGAACTAAAAGACACCGAACCAAAACGGGTTGCCTTGTATAAGCTCACTATTGCACTCATTCGGGCTTATGCCAGCATAGCCGATGAAATGAAAGAAGCAGGTTACACCGAAAAGGAAACCGGGCAAATCAAGAATGACATCAAACACTTTGAAAATCTGCGTAAGGAAATACAGCTCGCCAGTGGTGACTATGTTGATTTAAAACAGTACGAACCTGCCATGCGTCATTTGATTGACAGCTACATCGGAGCAGAAGAGAGTCAAATGTTGGCCAACTTTGATGATTTAAGTTTAGTAGAATTGTTGATTGAAAGAGGAGAGGATATTATCAATGATTTGCCTCAAAGAATCAAAGGCAACAAAGATGCAATGGCAGAAACCATCGAAAATAATCTAAGGAAAGTAATCATTGAGGAAAGCCCTACCAACCCGATGTATTACGAAAAAATGAGCGTGCTTTTGGACGAGTTAATCAAACTGAGAAAAGAAGCGGCTTCGGAATACAAAAAATACTTGCAGAATATCATTGAGCTTGCAGCAAAGATTAAAAAACCAGACACAACAGCCGAATATCCTGCTTCTCTCAATACAAATGCAAAGAGGGCTTTGTATGACAACCTTGGCAAAAATGAGGATTTGCCAATCGAACTAGACCATACAATCCTTATAACCAAAAAAGATGGCTGGAGAGACCATAAAATTAAAAGCAAAGAGGTTCGCTTTGCAATTGCGGAAGTGTTAGAAAAATACGGTATTACAGAAGAAAGTGAAGTCCACAAAATTTTTGACCTGGTAAAAAATCAAAGAGATTATTAA
- a CDS encoding restriction endonuclease subunit S, with protein sequence MRFVFKTEDVSSNFFMNFILNTKNSLYQLRGIATGTTSVAAIYTRDLIKIKIPVPTKAEQIAIATALNDADALITQLEKLIAKKGNIKQGAMQELLKPKEGWVTKKLGEIFKFLNTANNARADLLESGEVEYIHYGDIHTRWNCFLNCSKNELPFIDKGKISGVPLLENGDLVIADASEDYEGLGACIEIKNIGKRKIIAGLHTLLLRCDKNILADGFKGYLRNYKGVKDALIRVSTGVSVFGISKTNLKEIEISIPSTIKEQTNITQILSDMDTEIEALKKKLEKYKMIKEGMMQNLLTGKIRLV encoded by the coding sequence ATGCGGTTTGTATTCAAGACAGAGGATGTTTCCTCTAACTTCTTTATGAATTTCATACTCAACACAAAAAACTCGCTTTATCAATTAAGAGGGATTGCAACAGGCACAACAAGTGTGGCTGCAATTTATACAAGGGATTTGATAAAAATTAAAATTCCTGTTCCCACCAAAGCCGAGCAAATCGCCATTGCCACCGCCTTAAACGATGCCGATGCGCTCATTACCCAATTAGAAAAACTCATTGCCAAAAAGGGAAACATCAAGCAAGGAGCAATGCAGGAGTTGCTGAAACCGAAAGAGGGGTGGGTAACAAAGAAGTTGGGGGAAATATTCAAATTTCTAAATACAGCAAATAATGCAAGAGCTGATTTACTCGAAAGCGGTGAAGTAGAATATATCCACTATGGAGATATTCATACAAGATGGAATTGTTTTCTCAATTGCTCAAAGAATGAACTGCCTTTTATTGATAAAGGAAAAATTTCTGGTGTTCCTTTACTTGAAAATGGTGATTTAGTTATTGCTGATGCTTCAGAGGATTATGAAGGTCTTGGAGCTTGCATTGAAATTAAAAATATAGGTAAAAGAAAAATAATAGCCGGACTTCATACTCTTTTACTAAGATGCGATAAAAATATTCTAGCAGATGGTTTCAAGGGATACTTGCGCAATTATAAAGGCGTAAAAGATGCCCTGATTAGAGTATCAACAGGTGTTTCAGTATTTGGTATTTCTAAAACAAACTTGAAAGAAATTGAGATTTCGATTCCGTCTACAATAAAAGAACAAACCAATATCACCCAAATCCTTTCCGACATGGATACCGAAATAGAAGCCCTGAAAAAGAAACTGGAGAAGTACAAAATGATAAAGGAGGGGATGATGCAGAATTTATTAACGGGAAAAATAAGATTGGTATGA
- a CDS encoding IS630 family transposase (programmed frameshift): MKKYIVTLDCDERNRLVALTSKGMHRSQKILNALLLLACDQGEYQGKRSTNVEIARVLKISMKKIDRVKKRFVEEGFEVALNGRKGNRVYEKKTDGDFEAHLVALSCSEPPEGFARWSLRLLADKVVELEYTDKISHETIRRNIKKNEIKPWQRKGWVIPPKENGSFVANMEMVLDVYKRPYDAKYPVICMDESPKQLISETKMPISASPGQPAKYDYEYKRCGVCNIFLAFEPLAGKRIVKITERRTKQDWSYFLEDVVNTYGHANKITLVMDNLNTHDAGSLYETFVPDKAKEILDKFEFVYTPKHGSWLNMAEIELNVLAGQCLNRRIDNITKIKKEVQSWQKFRNNKKSKANWQFTTIDARIRLSKLYPTLDD, from the exons ATGAAGAAATACATAGTAACTCTTGATTGCGATGAACGTAACAGGCTTGTTGCTTTAACGTCTAAAGGGATGCATAGATCCCAAAAGATACTCAATGCATTACTATTATTAGCTTGCGACCAGGGTGAGTATCAGGGCAAACGTTCGACCAACGTTGAAATTGCCCGTGTTCTTAAAATAAGCATGAAGAAAATTGACCGGGTAAAGAAAAGATTTGTTGAAGAAGGTTTTGAAGTTGCGCTTAATGGACGCAAAGGCAATCGAGTATATGAAAAGAAGACAGATGGTGACTTTGAAGCCCACCTGGTAGCGTTAAGTTGTAGCGAGCCGCCAGAAGGTTTTGCAAGATGGTCTCTGCGATTATTAGCAGACAAGGTAGTAGAACTTGAATATACTGACAAAATTTCCCACGAAACAATACGCCGTA ATATTAAAAAAAACGAAATTAAGCCCTGGCAACGAAAAGGTTGGGTAATACCGCCAAAAGAAAACGGCAGTTTTGTCGCTAACATGGAAATGGTGCTGGATGTATACAAACGTCCATATGACGCTAAGTATCCAGTAATATGTATGGACGAGTCACCAAAGCAACTTATATCAGAGACAAAGATGCCAATTTCTGCTTCACCAGGGCAACCGGCTAAGTATGACTATGAATATAAGCGTTGTGGAGTGTGTAATATTTTTCTGGCCTTTGAACCATTGGCCGGGAAACGTATAGTAAAAATAACAGAAAGAAGAACTAAACAAGATTGGTCCTATTTTCTGGAAGACGTTGTTAATACATATGGTCATGCGAACAAAATAACATTAGTAATGGACAACTTGAATACTCATGATGCTGGATCGTTGTATGAAACGTTTGTGCCGGATAAAGCAAAGGAAATTTTAGATAAATTTGAGTTTGTCTACACCCCAAAGCATGGTAGCTGGTTAAATATGGCAGAAATCGAGTTGAATGTACTTGCTGGACAGTGTTTAAACAGGCGGATTGATAATATTACAAAGATAAAAAAAGAAGTACAGTCATGGCAGAAATTTAGAAACAATAAGAAATCAAAGGCTAACTGGCAGTTTACTACGATTGATGCCAGGATAAGATTATCTAAACTTTACCCGACACTTGATGATTGA
- a CDS encoding type I restriction-modification system subunit M has protein sequence MAIKKSELYSSLWASCDELRGSMDASQYKDYVLVLLFMKYVSDKGGALVEIPEGGSFKDMVKLKGKPDIGDKINKIIGELAKANDLTGVITVADFNDDSRLGKGKDKVDRLSNLIGIFEKPELDFSSNRAEGDDILGDAYEYLMRHFATESGKSKGQFYTPAEVSRIMAKVIGINPHNTTGQTTVYDPTCGSGSLLLKVADEAGKSISIYGQEHDNATRALAVMNMWLHGNPASEIVQGNTLSSPQFTDDKTGEIKQLDYAVSNPPFSYKAWTNGWDPANDIYKRFEGYDSLPPRKNGDFAFLLHLIKSLKSRGKGCIVMPLGVLFRGNTEATIRKKIIQRGYIKGIIGLPPNLFYGTGIAACLIVIDKEDAGNRKDIFMVDAGKGFIKDGNKNRLREQDIHKIVDTFKNCIEIPKYSRTIPISEIEDPKNDYNLNIPRYIDSQEEEDLEDIEAHLLGDIPNRDIDDLGRYWEVYPTLNNTLFKPGKRADYSALCIAKEEIKNTIFHHPEFTTFSKQMDGVFDTWKRETISYVKALDKGLHPKQEIHNIAENLLYLYTGKQLTDKYAMYQHLMDYWAEAMQDDMYELSADGWKVGNEVKRMEKKTRKGDKEVVKQVAGIEGLEGRLIPPALIIQEYFAKEQKAIDDSETQAESLNARMDEMREEHGGEDGLLANAVDDKGKISKGNLQKAMKELGKRNNDNGEEYDLLQAYKNLMEEEAEVKTRIKAALKELEALIIKKYPTLTIDQIKTIVVDRKWMYSIEQRIRTEMDNISHRLTQRIKELAERYEAPMPKLSNEVDELTAKVENHLKQMGLVWSKQ, from the coding sequence ATGGCAATAAAGAAATCAGAATTATACAGCTCACTGTGGGCAAGCTGTGACGAATTGAGAGGCAGCATGGATGCCAGCCAGTACAAGGACTATGTATTGGTATTGCTGTTTATGAAGTATGTATCCGACAAAGGCGGGGCATTGGTAGAAATCCCTGAAGGCGGCAGCTTCAAGGATATGGTGAAATTGAAGGGGAAGCCGGACATTGGCGATAAAATCAATAAGATTATCGGAGAACTTGCCAAAGCCAATGACCTGACAGGTGTTATAACGGTTGCTGACTTTAATGATGATTCAAGGCTTGGTAAAGGCAAGGATAAAGTTGATAGACTGAGCAACCTGATTGGGATTTTTGAAAAGCCAGAACTTGATTTCAGCAGTAACCGGGCAGAGGGTGATGATATTCTGGGTGATGCCTACGAATACCTGATGAGGCATTTCGCTACTGAAAGTGGAAAGAGCAAAGGACAGTTCTATACACCTGCCGAAGTCTCCCGCATCATGGCTAAGGTGATTGGTATTAATCCTCATAACACTACCGGACAAACCACGGTTTACGATCCAACCTGCGGTTCGGGTTCCTTGCTGCTTAAAGTAGCGGATGAAGCTGGCAAGTCCATCTCCATTTATGGCCAGGAACACGACAATGCCACACGGGCATTAGCAGTCATGAACATGTGGCTGCACGGTAATCCTGCTTCTGAGATTGTGCAGGGGAATACGTTGTCATCGCCACAGTTTACGGATGACAAGACAGGCGAAATCAAACAGCTTGATTATGCCGTTTCCAATCCACCGTTCAGTTATAAGGCGTGGACAAACGGCTGGGATCCCGCCAATGATATCTACAAACGCTTTGAGGGTTATGACAGTCTGCCACCTAGAAAGAACGGCGACTTTGCTTTTCTCTTACACCTGATTAAATCCCTGAAATCCAGAGGGAAAGGCTGTATCGTAATGCCTCTGGGTGTATTATTCCGTGGAAATACCGAAGCTACCATCCGCAAAAAGATTATTCAAAGGGGATACATCAAAGGCATTATCGGTTTGCCTCCCAACCTGTTTTACGGAACAGGCATTGCCGCCTGTCTAATCGTAATTGATAAGGAAGATGCCGGAAACCGCAAAGACATTTTTATGGTAGATGCGGGCAAGGGCTTCATTAAAGACGGTAATAAAAACCGCCTGCGTGAGCAGGATATCCACAAGATTGTGGACACCTTCAAAAACTGCATTGAAATACCAAAGTATTCACGCACCATACCTATATCAGAAATAGAAGATCCCAAGAACGATTACAACCTGAACATTCCCCGCTACATTGACAGCCAGGAAGAGGAGGACCTGGAGGACATTGAAGCCCATTTGCTGGGTGATATCCCCAACCGAGATATTGACGACCTGGGCAGGTATTGGGAAGTATATCCCACATTAAATAACACTTTGTTCAAGCCAGGCAAACGGGCTGACTATTCCGCTTTGTGCATTGCCAAGGAAGAAATAAAAAACACCATCTTTCACCATCCTGAGTTTACCACGTTCAGTAAACAGATGGATGGTGTGTTTGATACATGGAAAAGAGAAACCATCTCCTACGTCAAGGCATTGGATAAAGGTTTGCACCCTAAGCAGGAAATACACAATATTGCTGAAAACCTTCTGTATCTTTATACAGGGAAACAGTTGACCGATAAATACGCCATGTATCAGCACCTGATGGATTACTGGGCGGAGGCCATGCAGGATGATATGTATGAGCTCTCTGCCGATGGCTGGAAGGTGGGTAACGAAGTAAAACGCATGGAAAAGAAAACCAGGAAAGGCGATAAAGAGGTAGTGAAACAGGTGGCGGGTATTGAAGGGCTTGAAGGCAGACTGATACCCCCTGCCTTGATCATACAGGAATATTTTGCCAAAGAGCAAAAAGCCATTGACGATTCGGAAACACAAGCCGAATCGCTGAACGCCAGGATGGATGAAATGAGGGAAGAACATGGTGGCGAAGATGGTTTGCTTGCCAATGCCGTAGACGACAAAGGCAAAATAAGCAAAGGCAATTTGCAGAAAGCCATGAAAGAGCTTGGCAAACGAAATAATGATAATGGAGAAGAATACGATCTGCTCCAAGCCTACAAAAACCTGATGGAAGAAGAAGCCGAAGTAAAAACCAGAATAAAAGCCGCACTCAAAGAACTAGAGGCATTGATTATCAAGAAATATCCAACACTGACCATTGATCAAATAAAAACCATAGTGGTGGATAGGAAATGGATGTACAGCATTGAGCAGCGCATACGCACAGAAATGGACAACATCAGCCACCGCCTGACCCAACGCATCAAGGAACTGGCAGAACGCTATGAGGCACCCATGCCTAAATTGAGCAACGAAGTAGATGAATTAACGGCCAAAGTTGAAAACCATCTAAAACAAATGGGACTGGTATGGTCGAAGCAATGA